The proteins below are encoded in one region of Knoellia sp. S7-12:
- a CDS encoding phosphoribosyltransferase family protein, whose translation MRWHRSARARQGRVVLSDLVDLVLPASCALCHRPGGPLCPGCRRVVEDCLHPAPRIAVPSPCPPGMPQCWVTGEASGALRAVVTAYKDEQRRDLRRPLAAWLTPALRTAVGDSAVARRALVGRGLIIVPVPGSPRARRRRGEVPLRPLVASAVAGLGGRAVVADVIAATRVTRDQSTLDARERASNLAGAMMVRERHLPALRGAVCVVVDDLVTTGATLAEASRALREAGAAEVLAAAIGATRKRADADRTLPRGSP comes from the coding sequence ATGCGCTGGCATCGCAGCGCCCGTGCGCGACAGGGTCGGGTGGTGCTCTCCGATCTCGTCGACCTCGTTCTGCCGGCGTCGTGCGCGCTCTGCCACCGACCCGGCGGTCCACTCTGCCCCGGCTGCCGTCGCGTGGTGGAGGACTGTCTCCATCCTGCGCCGCGCATCGCGGTGCCGTCACCCTGCCCACCCGGTATGCCGCAGTGCTGGGTCACCGGGGAAGCGAGCGGAGCGCTGCGTGCCGTCGTCACGGCATACAAGGACGAACAGCGACGTGACCTGCGGCGACCGCTCGCGGCCTGGCTGACTCCTGCGCTGCGAACAGCGGTGGGAGACAGCGCTGTTGCGCGACGGGCACTGGTCGGGCGCGGGCTCATCATCGTGCCGGTGCCGGGTTCACCCCGTGCTCGTCGGCGGCGAGGTGAGGTGCCGCTCCGGCCTCTGGTCGCCTCGGCCGTGGCAGGCCTGGGCGGTCGCGCCGTCGTCGCCGACGTCATCGCCGCGACCCGGGTGACGCGTGATCAGTCCACGCTCGACGCGCGGGAGCGAGCGAGCAACCTGGCCGGCGCGATGATGGTGCGCGAGCGACACCTGCCGGCCCTGCGCGGCGCGGTCTGTGTCGTCGTCGACGACCTCGTGACGACCGGAGCCACCCTCGCCGAGGCGTCACGAGCACTGCGCGAGGCCGGGGCCGCCGAGGTGCTGGCCGCGGCGATCGGCGCGACTCGAAAGCGCGCGGATGCTGACAGGACATTGCCACGAGGTTCCCCTTGA
- a CDS encoding GerMN domain-containing protein yields the protein MRRAPWVVMLTVVAAALAGCGGSVGAHRDVEPGLEVRGGELEPVRAYFPGPAAKATQQQIVSGFVRAGAASDGNYETARSYLTPEAGKVWVPEGEIVLTSTSTPLVVTPQSPNTAVLSGGVEGTIDKDGRYVNAAPSAGRRVAFEFTRINDEWRISSLPKDFGRWITTSDLGDLLKPYTIHYLAADRRALVPDRRWFPRDHLATRLARAQLAAPPAYLAASVRNDIPRGSRLTADSVTVIDGIARVEITGRVPTDKVQRENVWAQLVSTLLQAPNVQAVTVRVEDVTLELPGVDLPVSTVEQVGFPTTPTVAPGRPLVRRGASLFLLPSTSAVDADPKKSGHADIPAEYHSLAMSADGTELAAVDPDGQGLSRFRGKRYEMPFFGIGVGRPAYDTRGYLWAGGTGIDDDSEQALWTFTTAGDPATQRQPAAQPVVADWLKGRKVLEVKPSPEGDRVLVLHTADNGSAPQIDVAGVVRGPAGDPQRLAEPRRLGTNLIEPAGLVWLSNISVGTLARRAGATEQRRPYVISIDGQEQSLAELPKGVAITSTGGERDILVTTSDGNVLSRAGQQWISLGRGTDVTVAAR from the coding sequence ATGAGACGCGCTCCCTGGGTCGTCATGCTCACGGTGGTCGCGGCGGCGCTCGCCGGGTGCGGCGGCAGTGTCGGCGCACACCGTGACGTGGAGCCCGGTCTCGAGGTGCGTGGCGGCGAGCTCGAGCCGGTGCGTGCGTACTTCCCGGGTCCGGCCGCCAAGGCGACCCAGCAACAGATCGTCTCCGGCTTCGTGCGAGCAGGGGCCGCGAGCGACGGCAACTACGAGACTGCCCGCAGCTACCTCACGCCGGAGGCGGGCAAGGTGTGGGTGCCCGAGGGCGAGATCGTCCTCACTTCGACGAGCACGCCACTCGTTGTGACGCCGCAGTCACCCAACACAGCAGTCCTCTCTGGTGGTGTCGAGGGGACCATCGACAAGGACGGTCGCTATGTCAACGCGGCGCCGTCCGCGGGCCGCCGAGTCGCCTTCGAGTTCACGAGAATCAACGACGAGTGGCGCATCAGCAGCCTCCCCAAGGACTTCGGTCGATGGATCACCACCTCCGACCTCGGCGACCTCCTCAAGCCCTACACGATCCACTACCTCGCCGCTGACCGCCGAGCCCTCGTGCCCGACCGCCGCTGGTTTCCACGAGACCACCTCGCGACGCGACTGGCGCGCGCCCAGCTCGCCGCACCCCCGGCATACCTTGCTGCCTCCGTGCGCAACGACATCCCGCGCGGCTCACGGCTCACTGCCGACTCCGTGACCGTCATCGACGGCATCGCGCGGGTCGAGATCACCGGCAGGGTACCCACCGACAAGGTGCAGCGCGAGAACGTCTGGGCCCAACTCGTCTCGACCCTGCTCCAGGCCCCCAACGTCCAGGCAGTGACGGTGCGGGTCGAGGACGTCACGCTCGAACTCCCGGGGGTCGACCTGCCGGTGAGCACCGTCGAGCAGGTGGGCTTCCCGACCACACCGACGGTGGCGCCAGGACGGCCTCTCGTGCGGCGCGGCGCCTCACTCTTCCTCCTCCCCAGCACGAGTGCGGTCGATGCCGATCCCAAGAAGTCCGGGCACGCCGACATTCCGGCTGAGTACCACTCGCTGGCGATGTCCGCCGACGGCACCGAACTGGCTGCCGTCGACCCCGACGGTCAGGGACTCTCGCGGTTCCGCGGCAAGCGTTATGAGATGCCGTTCTTCGGCATCGGAGTGGGGCGCCCTGCCTACGACACGCGCGGCTACCTCTGGGCTGGCGGCACCGGCATCGACGACGATTCCGAGCAGGCGCTGTGGACCTTCACCACGGCCGGGGACCCGGCCACGCAGCGGCAGCCGGCGGCCCAGCCCGTTGTCGCGGACTGGCTCAAGGGACGCAAGGTGCTCGAGGTCAAGCCCTCACCGGAGGGTGACAGGGTCCTCGTCCTCCACACCGCCGACAACGGTTCCGCGCCCCAGATCGACGTGGCGGGGGTGGTGCGCGGCCCGGCGGGAGACCCCCAACGGCTCGCGGAACCCCGGCGGCTGGGCACCAACCTCATCGAACCCGCAGGTCTCGTGTGGCTCTCGAACATCAGCGTGGGGACCCTTGCTCGTCGCGCTGGCGCGACGGAGCAACGACGCCCCTACGTCATCTCGATCGACGGCCAGGAGCAGTCCCTCGCTGAGCTTCCCAAGGGCGTCGCGATCACCTCGACCGGGGGCGAACGCGACATCCTCGTGACGACCTCGGACGGCAATGTGCTGAGCCGGGCCGGACAGCAGTGGATCTCGCTGGGTCGCGGCACCGACGTCACTGTCGCCGCCCGCTGA
- a CDS encoding P1 family peptidase: MSWVPRLPTWRMPSGPAGAITDVPGVRVGHASVVDASRGVATGVTVVVPPDVESRPLPAAGHVINGYGKSAGLIQIGELGTLESVIAFSSVFAAPGVQSALLRRRLAQEPDVGGAPTGRSVNLVVLECNDAFVNDPREHTCGEGELAAALDAASEGPVAEGTVGAGTGMSTFGMAGGFGTASRMFETGEGTHHLGVALVSNFGVWGDLTVGGQPVQLQAGLPTELADSDPAHSEVADAGTADAESAGSVVIVVATDAPLDSAALRRVAVRAQNGLARTGCVTSHRSGELVLAFSATTKPVNDPDVALLNSAFRAVAEAVEEAVLSGLAHADPVVGREGRRLPVLREVTRARLQVNP, from the coding sequence GTGAGTTGGGTTCCACGGCTTCCCACCTGGCGTATGCCGTCCGGTCCGGCGGGCGCGATCACGGACGTTCCCGGGGTGCGCGTCGGGCACGCGAGCGTCGTGGACGCGTCCCGGGGCGTGGCGACCGGAGTGACTGTGGTCGTTCCGCCTGATGTCGAGTCACGTCCACTGCCCGCGGCAGGCCACGTCATCAACGGCTACGGCAAGTCCGCGGGGCTGATCCAGATCGGCGAGCTCGGCACCCTCGAGTCCGTGATTGCCTTCTCGAGCGTGTTTGCCGCGCCCGGCGTCCAGTCAGCTCTGCTGCGCCGGCGTCTCGCCCAGGAACCCGACGTGGGCGGGGCCCCGACCGGGCGTTCGGTGAACCTCGTCGTCCTCGAGTGCAACGATGCCTTCGTCAACGACCCCCGCGAGCACACCTGTGGTGAGGGCGAACTCGCGGCGGCACTCGACGCGGCGAGCGAGGGTCCGGTTGCCGAGGGGACGGTCGGTGCGGGGACGGGCATGAGCACGTTCGGGATGGCCGGTGGGTTCGGCACGGCGTCCCGCATGTTCGAGACAGGAGAGGGCACGCACCACCTGGGCGTCGCGCTCGTGAGCAACTTCGGTGTGTGGGGCGACCTCACCGTCGGTGGTCAGCCGGTTCAGCTGCAGGCCGGGCTGCCGACCGAGTTGGCTGACAGCGATCCGGCGCATTCCGAGGTGGCAGACGCCGGGACGGCTGACGCCGAGTCTGCCGGGTCGGTGGTCATCGTCGTGGCAACCGACGCACCCCTCGACAGTGCCGCCCTGCGACGGGTCGCGGTGAGAGCCCAGAACGGACTGGCCCGCACCGGCTGCGTGACGTCTCACCGCAGTGGCGAGCTCGTGCTCGCCTTCAGCGCCACCACGAAGCCCGTGAACGACCCAGACGTCGCGCTCCTCAACAGTGCCTTCCGCGCCGTCGCCGAAGCCGTCGAGGAAGCCGTCCTCAGCGGGCTTGCCCACGCCGATCCGGTTGTCGGGCGCGAGGGCCGGCGCCTCCCGGTCCTGCGTGAAGTCACCCGCGCCCGGCTCCAGGTCAACCCATAG
- a CDS encoding GNAT family N-acetyltransferase → MPFPESVPILTDGVVRLRAHSEHDVDRIVEQCTDPESLLWTQVPRDYTADMGREWIGELAKGWDEGGAQGWAIEEVADAQGLFLGSIDLRPRAAGRAELGFGLHPQGRGRGLMARAVKLVNQYWFDAGGKRVDWYANRGNFASWAVARAAGFEFITTLPEHVPDGDGVLVDTWFATLGRDDAMEPRAAWITPPVLEADGIRLRQWRDTDVETVDEPRHQPHFIPARAVPTTDSWGDWLIRRRLNMARGVGSNWCIADAETDVALGEALVFVHAGALADGDTAELGYFLYPRARGRGAARLAARLAVGHAFASKQDGGLGLRRLVAETAADNAASNAILESVGFTRWGHEAAAEAPDGSVGPADHWELLRPEPTQ, encoded by the coding sequence ATGCCGTTCCCGGAATCCGTCCCGATCCTCACCGATGGTGTCGTGCGCCTTCGCGCACACAGCGAGCACGACGTCGATCGCATCGTCGAGCAGTGCACCGACCCCGAGAGCCTGCTGTGGACCCAGGTCCCCCGGGACTACACCGCCGACATGGGGCGCGAGTGGATCGGGGAACTCGCCAAGGGTTGGGACGAGGGCGGTGCCCAGGGCTGGGCGATCGAAGAGGTCGCCGATGCACAGGGCCTTTTCCTCGGCTCGATCGACCTGCGCCCGAGGGCAGCCGGCCGGGCCGAACTCGGCTTCGGCCTCCACCCGCAGGGCCGAGGGCGTGGCCTCATGGCGCGCGCCGTGAAGCTGGTCAACCAGTACTGGTTCGACGCCGGCGGCAAACGGGTCGACTGGTATGCGAACCGCGGCAACTTCGCCTCGTGGGCGGTCGCCCGGGCAGCGGGTTTCGAGTTCATCACCACCCTGCCCGAGCACGTGCCTGACGGCGACGGTGTCCTGGTGGACACCTGGTTCGCCACTCTCGGTCGCGACGACGCGATGGAACCGCGCGCCGCGTGGATCACTCCCCCGGTCCTCGAGGCGGACGGGATCCGACTGCGGCAGTGGCGCGACACCGACGTGGAGACGGTCGACGAGCCGCGCCACCAGCCGCACTTCATCCCGGCTCGGGCCGTCCCCACAACCGACTCGTGGGGCGACTGGCTCATCCGCCGGCGTCTCAACATGGCTCGCGGGGTGGGATCCAACTGGTGCATCGCCGACGCCGAGACCGACGTCGCGCTGGGAGAGGCACTCGTCTTCGTCCACGCTGGCGCGCTTGCCGACGGTGACACGGCCGAGCTCGGCTACTTCCTCTATCCGCGGGCGCGGGGTCGAGGCGCGGCGCGCCTTGCCGCTCGCCTCGCCGTGGGGCACGCCTTTGCCTCCAAGCAGGACGGTGGCCTCGGGTTGCGGCGGCTCGTCGCCGAGACCGCTGCCGACAACGCCGCGAGCAACGCGATCCTCGAGTCAGTCGGCTTCACCCGCTGGGGGCACGAGGCGGCCGCCGAGGCACCGGATGGTTCAGTCGGCCCCGCCGACCACTGGGAACTCCTCCGCCCCGAACCCACCCAATAG
- the secA gene encoding preprotein translocase subunit SecA, giving the protein MVKIVEKLLRAGEGRIVKKLENVADQINAIEEDFVAMSDEDLRGETEKFRARLADGETLDDILPEAFAAVREAGRRTLNKRHFDVQLMGGAALHMGNVAEMKTGEGKTLVATLPSYLNAIEGKGVHVITVNDYLAEYQAELMGRVHRALGLETGCILANMTPDQRRAEYAKDITYGTNNEFGFDYLRDNMAWSTDELVQRGHNFAIVDEVDSILIDEARTPLIISGPADQPTKWYGEFSKAVQHLERGEGADQMRGIEARGDYEVDEKKKTVGVLEPGIEKIEDYLGIENLYESSNTPLIGYLNNAIKAKELFTRDKDYVVMDGEVLIVDEHTGRILKGRRYNEGMHQAIEAKEGVTIQNENQTLATITLQNYFRMYDKLSGMTGTAMTEAAELNSIYKLGVVPIRTNRPMIREDQADLVYRTEEAKYAAVVDDIAERHENGQPVLVGTVSVEKSELLSEQLRRRGIKHEVLNAKHHEREASIVADAGRKGAVTVATNMAGRGTDIMLGGNPEFMAVTALKDKGLDPVETPDEYEAAWDAALEAAEAEVKAEHEVVTETGGLYVLGTERHESRRIDNQLRGRSGRQGDPGESRFYLSLQDHLMRLFNAGMVERVMSTAGMEDDTPIESKMVSRSIASAQSQVEAQNFEIRKNVLKYDDVLNRQRTVIYDERRRVLDGEDLHEQMRFFVNDVVGGYVDSETAAGFAEDWDFDRLWTALKALYPVSLTQDQVIEAAGGRSGLRNESLKEELLSDAHNAYDAREELLGSEVMREVERRVMLSVLDRKWREHLYEMDYLQEGIGLRAMAQRDPLVEYQREGFQLWEAMNESVKEEAVGLLFHVDVQVDQPAPEVAAAPQHVSDMFGGLGGADGTADTLAAEQPHVEVAGVGLERPRQPAQLHYTAPSETGEVEERDVVSRAGSNGDSGSDGGRDGLSADVLANTPKNASCPCGSGKKFKMCHGKSD; this is encoded by the coding sequence GTGGTGAAGATCGTCGAGAAGCTGCTGCGCGCCGGTGAAGGCCGGATCGTCAAGAAGCTCGAGAACGTCGCCGACCAGATCAATGCGATCGAAGAGGACTTCGTCGCGATGAGCGACGAGGACCTGCGCGGCGAGACCGAGAAGTTCCGCGCTCGGTTGGCCGACGGCGAGACCCTGGACGACATCCTCCCGGAGGCGTTCGCCGCCGTCCGTGAGGCCGGTAGGCGCACCCTCAACAAGCGGCACTTCGACGTGCAGCTCATGGGTGGCGCGGCCCTGCACATGGGCAACGTCGCCGAGATGAAGACCGGTGAGGGCAAGACTCTCGTCGCGACCCTGCCTTCCTACCTCAACGCCATCGAGGGCAAGGGCGTCCACGTCATCACGGTCAACGACTACCTGGCCGAGTACCAGGCCGAGCTCATGGGCCGCGTCCACCGCGCCCTCGGCCTCGAGACCGGTTGCATCCTGGCCAACATGACGCCGGACCAGCGCCGCGCGGAGTATGCCAAGGACATCACCTACGGCACCAACAACGAGTTCGGCTTCGACTACCTGCGCGACAACATGGCATGGTCGACCGACGAGCTGGTCCAGCGCGGCCACAACTTCGCGATCGTCGACGAGGTCGACTCGATCCTCATCGATGAGGCCCGCACGCCGCTCATCATCTCCGGCCCCGCGGACCAGCCGACCAAGTGGTACGGCGAGTTCTCCAAGGCCGTCCAGCACCTCGAGCGCGGTGAAGGTGCTGACCAGATGCGTGGCATCGAGGCCCGCGGCGACTACGAGGTCGACGAGAAGAAGAAGACCGTCGGTGTCCTCGAGCCCGGCATCGAGAAGATCGAGGACTACCTCGGCATCGAGAACCTCTACGAGTCCTCGAACACCCCCCTGATCGGCTACCTCAACAACGCGATCAAGGCCAAGGAGCTCTTCACCCGCGACAAGGACTACGTCGTCATGGACGGTGAGGTGCTCATCGTCGACGAGCACACCGGCCGCATCCTCAAGGGTCGCCGCTACAACGAGGGCATGCACCAGGCCATCGAGGCGAAAGAGGGCGTGACGATCCAGAACGAGAACCAGACTCTCGCGACGATCACCCTCCAGAACTACTTCCGCATGTACGACAAGCTCTCGGGCATGACTGGTACGGCCATGACCGAGGCCGCCGAGCTCAACTCGATCTACAAGCTCGGCGTCGTGCCGATCCGCACCAACCGCCCGATGATCCGTGAGGACCAGGCAGACCTCGTCTATCGCACCGAAGAGGCGAAGTATGCCGCGGTCGTCGATGACATCGCCGAGCGCCACGAGAACGGTCAGCCGGTCCTCGTCGGAACCGTGAGCGTCGAGAAGAGTGAGCTCCTCTCGGAGCAGTTGCGTCGTCGCGGCATCAAGCACGAGGTCCTCAACGCCAAGCACCACGAGCGTGAGGCGAGCATCGTCGCCGACGCCGGTCGCAAGGGCGCCGTCACCGTCGCCACCAACATGGCCGGTCGAGGCACCGACATCATGCTCGGTGGCAACCCCGAGTTCATGGCCGTCACCGCCCTCAAGGACAAGGGCCTCGATCCCGTCGAGACCCCGGACGAGTACGAAGCCGCCTGGGACGCCGCCCTCGAGGCTGCCGAGGCCGAGGTCAAGGCCGAGCACGAAGTTGTCACCGAGACCGGTGGTCTCTATGTCCTGGGCACGGAGCGGCACGAGTCGCGCCGCATCGACAACCAGCTGCGGGGTCGTTCCGGTCGTCAGGGTGACCCGGGCGAGTCCCGCTTCTACTTGTCGCTCCAGGATCACCTCATGCGGCTGTTCAACGCCGGCATGGTCGAGCGGGTCATGAGCACCGCGGGGATGGAGGACGACACCCCCATCGAGTCCAAGATGGTCTCGCGCTCCATCGCGTCGGCCCAGAGCCAGGTCGAGGCGCAGAACTTCGAGATCCGCAAGAACGTCCTGAAGTACGACGACGTTCTCAACCGCCAGCGCACCGTCATCTATGACGAGCGCCGTCGCGTTCTCGACGGCGAGGACCTGCACGAACAGATGCGGTTCTTCGTCAACGACGTCGTGGGCGGATACGTCGACTCCGAGACCGCCGCAGGGTTCGCGGAGGACTGGGACTTCGACCGGCTGTGGACTGCGCTCAAGGCGCTCTACCCCGTCTCCCTCACCCAGGACCAGGTCATCGAGGCCGCTGGTGGCCGCTCCGGTCTGCGCAACGAGTCGCTCAAGGAAGAGCTCCTGTCCGACGCCCACAACGCCTACGACGCGCGCGAGGAGCTCCTCGGCAGCGAGGTCATGCGTGAGGTCGAGCGTCGGGTCATGCTGTCGGTCCTTGACCGCAAGTGGCGTGAGCACCTCTACGAGATGGACTACCTGCAGGAGGGCATCGGCCTGCGTGCGATGGCCCAGCGCGACCCGCTCGTCGAGTACCAGCGCGAGGGCTTCCAGCTCTGGGAGGCCATGAACGAGTCGGTCAAGGAAGAGGCCGTCGGGCTGCTCTTCCACGTCGACGTCCAGGTCGACCAGCCCGCCCCCGAGGTCGCGGCAGCACCGCAGCACGTGTCCGACATGTTCGGTGGTCTCGGTGGGGCCGACGGGACGGCGGACACGCTGGCCGCCGAGCAGCCTCATGTCGAGGTGGCCGGTGTCGGTCTCGAACGTCCGCGTCAGCCCGCCCAGTTGCACTACACGGCGCCGTCGGAGACGGGCGAGGTCGAAGAGCGGGACGTCGTGTCACGCGCTGGCAGCAACGGCGACTCTGGGAGTGATGGCGGCCGCGATGGCCTGAGCGCCGACGTGCTCGCGAACACGCCCAAGAACGCGTCGTGCCCTTGTGGCTCTGGCAAGAAGTTCAAGATGTGCCACGGAAAGAGCGACTGA
- a CDS encoding crosslink repair DNA glycosylase YcaQ family protein encodes MRLSTVAARRIALAAQGFGVSRPEPWGATSRHVQRVIDTVGIVQIDSVNVVSRSHYLPFFSRLGPHDSGLVDRARDRAPRRLVEYWAHEASLIPPSTWPLLDFRMRRAHDESWGGMQSVKREHPELVDAVLAEVAARGPLTSRQLETALAHDLPRDREQWGWNWSLVKSALEHLFWAGEVSSAGRTTQFERRYAVPSRVLPPHLRHVAESPEARPSDDKAFVELIRVAARAHGVGTEQCLRDYFRLKPEQARPAIEALVSAGELELVTIDGWKRPAYLHLSARRPRRISARALLSPFDSLVWQRDRTSALFGFDYRLEIYVPQEKRVYGYYVLPFLLGEDLVARVDLKADRAGGRLLARQVTWEQGRGSVDDVRELHEELGEMASWLGLANVEVAR; translated from the coding sequence ATGCGACTCAGCACCGTGGCGGCCCGTCGGATCGCTCTCGCGGCCCAGGGCTTCGGGGTGTCCAGGCCCGAGCCGTGGGGGGCGACCTCTCGCCACGTCCAACGCGTCATCGACACGGTCGGCATCGTCCAGATCGACAGCGTCAACGTCGTCTCGCGCAGCCACTACCTGCCCTTCTTCTCGCGGCTTGGGCCGCACGACAGCGGGCTCGTCGACCGGGCCCGCGACCGTGCGCCGCGCCGCCTGGTGGAGTACTGGGCCCACGAGGCCTCACTCATCCCGCCGTCGACCTGGCCGCTGCTCGACTTCCGGATGCGCCGCGCGCACGACGAGTCCTGGGGTGGCATGCAGAGCGTCAAGCGCGAGCACCCCGAGCTCGTCGATGCCGTCCTCGCCGAGGTCGCGGCGCGCGGCCCACTCACGAGCCGTCAGCTCGAGACCGCCCTTGCTCACGACCTGCCGCGAGACCGTGAGCAGTGGGGCTGGAACTGGTCGCTGGTCAAGTCGGCTCTGGAGCACCTCTTCTGGGCCGGCGAGGTCAGCTCGGCCGGACGCACGACACAGTTCGAACGCCGCTATGCCGTGCCGTCACGCGTGCTGCCACCTCACCTTCGCCACGTGGCTGAGTCCCCTGAGGCCCGCCCGAGTGACGACAAGGCGTTCGTCGAGCTCATCCGCGTTGCGGCCCGGGCCCACGGTGTGGGGACCGAGCAGTGTCTGCGCGACTACTTCCGACTCAAGCCCGAACAGGCCCGTCCGGCCATCGAGGCCCTCGTGTCGGCAGGCGAGCTGGAACTGGTGACGATCGATGGGTGGAAGCGGCCGGCATACCTGCACCTGAGCGCACGGCGACCACGTCGGATCTCGGCGCGCGCGCTGCTGTCTCCGTTCGATTCTCTTGTCTGGCAGCGGGACCGGACGTCGGCGCTGTTCGGTTTCGACTACCGACTCGAGATCTATGTGCCGCAGGAGAAAAGGGTCTACGGCTACTACGTCCTGCCGTTCCTGCTCGGGGAGGACCTCGTGGCGCGCGTCGACCTCAAGGCCGACCGCGCAGGTGGGCGACTGCTCGCACGTCAGGTGACGTGGGAGCAGGGCCGCGGCAGTGTCGACGACGTGCGCGAGCTGCACGAGGAGCTCGGTGAGATGGCGTCATGGCTGGGGTTGGCCAACGTCGAGGTTGCCCGGTGA
- a CDS encoding response regulator transcription factor, with amino-acid sequence MSPSPAEQGSRASALGEARDRIRIVIADDHDLYRRGMQAVIGLEPDLEIVAEAASGGEAVEKCFEFDPDVVLLDVRMPGNSGIEACTAIKEKAPRTKILILTASDDEADLFAAIKAGASGYLLKDLPTEQIAQSVRMAHSGQSMIPPHMASQLIAEFSRLSNEPPKDATPGPRLTERELEVLGLVARGKANKEIATQLFISENTVKNHVRNILEKLQLHSRVEAALYAMRRNLIEPEA; translated from the coding sequence GTGAGTCCGTCCCCCGCCGAACAGGGTTCGCGGGCCTCCGCATTGGGGGAGGCTCGTGACCGAATCCGTATTGTCATCGCTGATGACCATGACCTTTATCGTCGCGGCATGCAGGCCGTCATCGGCCTCGAGCCCGATCTCGAAATCGTCGCCGAAGCCGCATCCGGTGGCGAAGCCGTCGAAAAGTGCTTTGAGTTCGACCCCGATGTCGTCCTTCTCGATGTGCGCATGCCCGGCAACAGCGGGATCGAGGCCTGCACGGCCATCAAGGAGAAGGCGCCGCGCACCAAGATCCTGATCCTGACGGCGTCCGATGACGAGGCCGACCTCTTCGCAGCCATCAAGGCCGGCGCGAGCGGCTACCTCCTCAAGGACCTGCCGACCGAGCAGATCGCCCAGTCGGTGCGCATGGCGCACAGTGGTCAGTCGATGATCCCGCCGCACATGGCCAGCCAACTCATCGCCGAGTTCTCGCGCCTGAGCAACGAGCCGCCCAAGGACGCCACTCCCGGTCCCCGGCTCACCGAGCGTGAGCTCGAGGTGCTCGGGCTCGTGGCGCGGGGCAAGGCCAACAAGGAGATCGCGACGCAGCTGTTCATCAGCGAGAACACGGTCAAGAACCACGTCCGCAACATCCTCGAGAAGCTCCAGCTCCACTCGCGGGTCGAGGCAGCGCTCTATGCCATGCGTCGCAACCTCATCGAGCCCGAGGCCTGA
- the raiA gene encoding ribosome-associated translation inhibitor RaiA translates to MDIVVTGRHTTVSDRFREHIAEKLDKVQQLAPRTRRIEVVISHEANRRQAKACDRVEITCHIKGPVVRAEACQEDKYAALDVALEKLLERLRRKHDRTVRRGRHAQESVASATAFVPAETGPDEAAESDDDSGPFGDSPIEVREKVHSSAPMSLEQALREMELVGHDFYLFHDTDTDKASVVYRRRGWSYGVLHLDLNGQVPPATSNTDEILEDPGPPIPASVSERAQAS, encoded by the coding sequence GTGGACATCGTCGTCACCGGACGTCACACAACCGTCTCGGACCGATTCAGGGAGCACATCGCGGAGAAGTTGGACAAGGTCCAGCAGCTCGCCCCGCGCACTCGCCGGATCGAAGTCGTCATCAGCCACGAAGCAAACCGCCGACAGGCCAAGGCCTGTGACCGCGTGGAGATCACGTGTCACATCAAGGGACCGGTCGTGCGCGCCGAGGCATGCCAGGAGGACAAGTACGCCGCCCTCGACGTGGCCCTCGAGAAACTCCTCGAACGTCTGCGTCGCAAGCACGACCGCACGGTGCGCCGCGGACGCCACGCCCAGGAGTCGGTTGCGAGCGCGACGGCTTTCGTCCCCGCCGAAACGGGTCCCGACGAAGCGGCAGAGTCCGATGACGACAGTGGACCCTTTGGTGACTCGCCGATCGAGGTGCGCGAGAAGGTCCACTCCTCAGCGCCCATGAGCCTCGAGCAGGCACTGCGCGAGATGGAACTCGTCGGTCACGACTTCTATCTCTTCCACGACACCGACACCGACAAGGCGAGCGTCGTCTATCGTCGCCGCGGCTGGTCCTACGGCGTCCTCCACCTCGACCTCAACGGGCAGGTGCCTCCCGCCACCAGCAACACCGACGAGATCCTTGAGGATCCCGGTCCTCCCATTCCTGCTTCAGTCTCGGAACGCGCTCAGGCGTCGTGA